In the Polyangiaceae bacterium genome, one interval contains:
- a CDS encoding ABC transporter permease, whose product MIGVTLLMALREIRRNTLRSILTMLGIVIGVGAVIALTTIGAGATARVTEDIGKLGENMLIVSPGGDRRSSGFSQASGFSKEDIDIIRAEIPGVERLAPTVSNRTLVVWGNKNWQTSITGSTAEYLEVRSYTLAKGRSLTDVESNSGQPLCVLGATVVKELFGNQDPLGESIRVGKLSCEIIGVLAAKGQSGMGQDQDDIVLMPLRAVQRRLVGNNDIQQVYVSVAKSRSTTRVKEQIERVLRERRKIAPGAEDDFNVRDMAEIAATVSSATGALTALLGAIAAVSLLVGGIGIMNIMLVNVTERTREIGIRLAIGALAREVLMQFLVEAIALSMLGGILGVALGLGGSYAATRALRVPFVIAPDMLMLAFGVSALIGVLFGYLPAHKAARLNPIEALRHE is encoded by the coding sequence TTGATTGGCGTCACGCTGTTGATGGCGTTGCGGGAGATCCGACGCAACACCCTGCGCTCGATCCTGACGATGCTCGGCATCGTGATCGGCGTGGGCGCGGTGATTGCCTTGACCACCATTGGCGCCGGGGCCACGGCTCGCGTCACCGAGGACATTGGCAAACTCGGCGAGAACATGCTGATTGTCTCGCCTGGCGGCGATCGTCGCTCCAGCGGCTTCAGCCAGGCCAGCGGCTTCTCCAAAGAAGACATCGACATCATCCGTGCCGAGATCCCGGGCGTGGAACGACTGGCGCCGACGGTCAGCAATCGCACGCTCGTGGTCTGGGGCAACAAGAACTGGCAGACGAGCATCACCGGTTCCACCGCCGAGTACCTCGAGGTCCGCTCCTACACCTTGGCCAAGGGGCGCAGCCTCACGGACGTCGAGTCCAACTCCGGGCAGCCCCTGTGCGTCCTCGGCGCCACGGTGGTCAAGGAGCTGTTCGGCAACCAGGACCCCCTGGGGGAGTCGATTCGAGTCGGCAAGCTGAGCTGCGAAATAATTGGCGTCCTGGCGGCGAAGGGGCAGTCGGGCATGGGCCAAGACCAAGACGACATCGTGCTGATGCCGCTGCGCGCGGTTCAACGCCGCTTGGTCGGCAACAACGACATCCAGCAGGTGTACGTGAGCGTCGCGAAGTCTCGGAGTACCACCCGCGTGAAGGAGCAGATCGAGCGAGTTCTACGCGAGCGGCGCAAGATCGCGCCCGGGGCCGAGGACGACTTCAACGTGCGGGACATGGCCGAGATCGCAGCGACGGTCAGCAGCGCTACGGGGGCACTGACGGCTCTATTGGGAGCCATCGCTGCCGTCAGTCTACTGGTAGGCGGCATTGGCATCATGAACATCATGCTGGTGAACGTCACCGAGCGAACCCGCGAGATCGGCATTCGTCTGGCCATCGGTGCCCTAGCGCGCGAAGTACTGATGCAGTTCCTGGTCGAGGCCATCGCCCTGTCCATGCTCGGCGGCATCTTGGGGGTGGCCCTCGGCCTGGGTGGTTCCTATGCGGCGACCCGCGCCCTGCGCGTGCCCTTCGTCATCGCGCCGGACATGCTGATGCTCGCCTTCGGTGTGTCCGCGTTGATCGGCGTCTTGTTTGGCTACCTTCCCGCGCACAAGGCCGCGCGGCTCAACCCCATCGAGGCATTGCGTCATGAGTAA
- a CDS encoding TolC family protein: protein MSKNRLPALIGLLLCFGAGRSHAAETAIDADTAVRRALGGNLSLKSATLEVERARHDVVAEEDRYPYIFGAEAGFTRSESPRLSVGDTVSSSISRSYVVGSSLRRTFASGTSAEVRVQGDRFENETQQGFSGTAVGSGYGMTGRVSVTQPLMRGAGTRVGEAELRAARISKALADKTRQRVTSEVIRDVLNAYWELWYAGQSVDIETAALKLARAQESEASERVKQGAIAPADVLTFTSRVAQLEENVVSARTSKQQRALDLARLMGALQTESQNLTASSAPPMTTQPITSKELEASLRSGSIELAEAEAQIKLARSRADVAGESSRARLDLDGYLQTEGVSTGIPKAMSRAAQMGWLTAHVGLTFEMPLSGSKGAAERANAILGIRIAENNVRVARDRITAEALGAVQDQRAAERRMQLAERTLDVAIKAHEAEKTRYELGQGLPITVQQAEDDVRRARLRVVRARVDLARAEIAVQHLSGALYSRWVRG, encoded by the coding sequence ATGAGTAAGAACAGGCTTCCCGCTCTCATCGGATTGCTGCTTTGCTTCGGGGCCGGACGCAGTCACGCCGCAGAGACGGCCATCGACGCGGACACCGCCGTGCGTCGCGCCCTGGGTGGCAACCTCAGTCTCAAGTCCGCCACACTGGAGGTGGAGCGCGCGCGACACGACGTGGTGGCCGAGGAGGATCGCTATCCCTACATCTTCGGGGCAGAAGCTGGGTTCACGCGCAGCGAAAGCCCACGCTTGAGCGTGGGGGACACCGTGTCGAGCAGTATCAGCCGCTCCTACGTCGTGGGCAGCTCCTTGCGACGAACCTTCGCCAGCGGAACTTCTGCTGAGGTGCGGGTTCAGGGAGACCGTTTCGAGAACGAAACGCAGCAGGGCTTCTCGGGCACCGCGGTGGGCAGCGGTTACGGCATGACCGGTCGTGTGTCCGTGACTCAGCCGCTGATGCGGGGTGCCGGTACCCGCGTGGGTGAGGCGGAACTGCGCGCGGCAAGAATCAGCAAAGCGCTGGCGGACAAGACACGCCAGCGCGTCACCAGCGAAGTCATTCGCGACGTCCTCAATGCCTACTGGGAGCTGTGGTACGCCGGGCAATCCGTGGATATCGAGACCGCGGCACTGAAGTTGGCGCGCGCGCAGGAGAGCGAGGCCAGCGAACGCGTCAAGCAGGGCGCCATCGCGCCGGCCGACGTGCTGACCTTCACCTCGCGTGTGGCACAGCTGGAAGAGAACGTGGTGTCCGCTCGCACCAGCAAGCAGCAGCGCGCCTTGGACCTGGCCAGGCTCATGGGTGCCCTGCAGACGGAGTCGCAGAACCTGACCGCCAGTAGCGCGCCGCCCATGACCACGCAGCCGATCACTTCGAAGGAGCTGGAAGCGTCCTTGCGTTCCGGATCCATCGAACTGGCGGAGGCGGAGGCCCAGATCAAGCTTGCACGCTCTCGCGCCGACGTCGCTGGCGAGTCGAGTCGCGCGCGCCTGGATCTCGATGGCTATCTTCAAACCGAAGGCGTCAGTACGGGCATTCCCAAGGCCATGTCGCGCGCCGCCCAAATGGGCTGGCTCACGGCTCACGTGGGGCTCACCTTCGAGATGCCTCTCAGCGGCTCCAAAGGTGCTGCCGAGCGCGCCAACGCCATCCTGGGGATTCGTATTGCCGAGAACAACGTGCGCGTCGCGCGCGACCGCATCACCGCGGAGGCGCTGGGCGCGGTACAGGACCAACGCGCGGCGGAGCGGCGCATGCAATTGGCGGAGCGCACGCTAGATGTGGCCATCAAGGCCCACGAGGCCGAGAAGACGCGCTACGAACTGGGCCAAGGCCTGCCCATCACCGTGCAGCAGGCCGAAGACGACGTGCGACGCGCGCGATTGCGCGTCGTTCGTGCGCGGGTGGACCTGGCACGGGCCGAGATCGCGGTCCAGCACTTGTCCGGCGCGCTCTATTCACGCTGGGTGCGGGGCTGA
- a CDS encoding ABC transporter ATP-binding protein, whose product MTEGSPRVKPVVVEFRGVYKIYGEGDTEVRALDGVDLTIDHGEFVAIMGSSGSGKSTCMNIVGCLDVPTRGQYSFRGVDVGTLDNDQLALLRRHYVGFVFQGFNLLARTTALENVELPLVYRRTASKERREKAMWALDAVGLSDRAHHTPSELSGGQQQRVAIARALVCDPSLLLADEPTGNLDSARKAEIMELLVRLNQERNITIAMVTHEPDMAVYVSRVVMFKDGKIVGDGQPKDVSYAGPLSHRPLSERRPS is encoded by the coding sequence GTGACCGAAGGCTCTCCGCGGGTCAAACCCGTCGTGGTGGAGTTCCGCGGGGTCTACAAGATCTACGGCGAGGGTGACACCGAAGTGCGCGCACTGGACGGCGTCGACCTCACCATCGATCACGGCGAGTTCGTTGCCATCATGGGCTCCAGCGGTTCCGGCAAGAGCACCTGCATGAACATCGTGGGCTGCTTGGACGTGCCGACCCGGGGCCAATACTCCTTTCGCGGCGTGGATGTGGGTACCCTGGACAACGACCAACTCGCGTTGCTGCGCCGCCACTACGTCGGTTTCGTGTTCCAGGGTTTCAACCTGCTGGCCCGCACCACCGCGTTGGAGAACGTGGAGTTGCCGCTGGTGTATCGACGCACCGCCAGCAAAGAACGCCGCGAAAAGGCGATGTGGGCACTGGACGCCGTGGGTCTTTCGGACCGCGCTCACCACACGCCCAGCGAGCTGTCTGGCGGACAGCAGCAACGCGTGGCCATTGCTCGCGCGCTGGTGTGCGACCCGTCGCTGCTCTTGGCCGACGAGCCCACGGGCAACCTCGACTCGGCGCGCAAGGCCGAGATCATGGAACTCTTGGTGCGACTGAATCAGGAACGGAACATCACGATCGCCATGGTGACCCACGAGCCAGACATGGCCGTGTACGTGTCCCGCGTCGTCATGTTCAAGGATGGAAAGATCGTGGGCGATGGGCAGCCCAAAGACGTGAGCTATGCCGGGCCCTTGTCGCATCGCCCTCTCTCCGAAAGGAGACCGTCTTGA
- a CDS encoding DUF58 domain-containing protein, whose protein sequence is MAEAKRALKQSLDWARLAPLSVRARAVADGLYMGAHRSPRRGPGVEFGGHRAYLPGDDLRWLDRRALMRHGRLLVREFETDTDRALRLIVDATASMGYRSEHAPMTKLEYASLLAAALARVAQSGGDPVALDWLGGSSRRPLPAMGGREAFERIVACLEGAGPAGELRDDTRSLDRALTPVATHARRGSVLVLLSDMLDLPDAALDRFLALSVRGRILVAVQVLDPAERRFPFRGPLRLRATEGSHTVETDGDAVRSEYLQRLEALIEHWRQRLASVGGRLVLSTTDDDPVEVVRNVLAAVAGERP, encoded by the coding sequence GTGGCCGAGGCGAAACGTGCGCTGAAGCAATCCTTGGACTGGGCTCGACTGGCGCCCCTCAGCGTGCGCGCGCGCGCCGTCGCCGACGGGCTGTACATGGGCGCCCACCGCAGCCCGCGCCGCGGGCCGGGAGTCGAGTTCGGCGGCCATCGGGCCTACCTGCCGGGCGACGATCTGCGCTGGCTCGATCGACGAGCCCTCATGCGTCACGGACGCTTGCTCGTGCGCGAGTTCGAGACCGACACGGACCGCGCGTTGCGCCTGATCGTCGATGCAACGGCCAGCATGGGCTACCGCAGCGAGCACGCGCCGATGACGAAGTTGGAGTACGCCTCCCTCTTGGCAGCGGCGCTGGCGCGCGTCGCTCAGAGCGGCGGAGATCCCGTGGCCCTCGACTGGCTCGGCGGTTCTTCACGACGTCCACTGCCCGCGATGGGCGGGCGTGAAGCCTTTGAACGCATCGTAGCCTGTTTGGAGGGCGCGGGGCCCGCCGGGGAGTTGCGCGACGACACACGCTCCCTGGATCGCGCGTTGACGCCGGTTGCGACGCACGCACGACGCGGCTCGGTGCTGGTGCTCCTCAGTGACATGCTTGACCTGCCCGACGCCGCGCTGGATCGTTTCCTCGCGCTGTCCGTGCGCGGACGCATTCTGGTGGCGGTTCAGGTCCTGGATCCGGCAGAGCGGCGCTTCCCCTTCCGTGGCCCCTTGCGGCTGCGTGCAACGGAAGGCTCCCACACCGTAGAGACCGACGGAGATGCCGTGCGCAGCGAGTACCTGCAGCGCTTGGAAGCGTTGATCGAGCATTGGCGACAGCGTCTGGCCTCCGTCGGCGGGCGCCTGGTGCTTTCCACCACCGATGACGACCCGGTGGAGGTGGTGCGCAACGTCTTGGCTGCCGTCGCGGGGGAGCGACCGTGA
- a CDS encoding BatA and WFA domain-containing protein has product MSFVAIFALAIGVLVGFPIVAHLLRRAAADEREFPAARLVPGAEPTHRRRHRLEDRALLGVRAVLILALAVLGATPLVQCSRLALERDAGASIALALVVDDSHSMRARLSGGDQRWQAAIAGALELLDAARTGDAIAVVLAGKPARLLLPATTDLNQARQVLTELQVSDRGTDLDAAVKLGEASLQALPHKDRRIVLLSDLAAPALDVEKLPLTAPLERLSQPAADCGIVQALRSGNRASVRVACNAASAAAKRTLRVQLEGDLGPSEAGPAVKAGAELGTAPLVDRGGVQDIAIELSAASGTMSARLSEGDALPENDRAPLSLESGRLGVAVVRDPSTTSVATGGAPIIEQALASLERDVGVRPLQVLPDKLTELDGYALTIVDDPPGVPAEARSALTTWLERGRVAMLLLGPNADAAPLGSTFEPFARGALRWQSKTGGGADPTSLGFLGEAASSLEKLEPRGRGLLAPALTDGAEAMGKWEDGEPFAVSTKVGRGLALTMSLPASLEQSDFALRPGFLALLTHALDAAERRAGPRRSLAGDTWGFPARSTVEILGPDAKPLSLVRGDDGDDQTLVVAQAGRYRVSIDGDVAERFVSYPEDELVRLPSPLASRAGSNVGVAVRSKVDASKHLALVCLALFAVEVLLRLYRLLSRKSAARDLQKSS; this is encoded by the coding sequence GTGAGCTTCGTTGCCATCTTCGCCTTGGCCATCGGCGTGCTGGTCGGGTTTCCCATCGTCGCCCACCTCTTGCGACGTGCTGCCGCGGACGAGCGCGAGTTTCCCGCCGCGCGCCTGGTGCCCGGAGCAGAGCCGACGCATCGTCGTCGGCACCGGCTGGAGGACCGCGCGCTGCTCGGCGTGCGCGCGGTCTTGATTCTGGCCCTTGCCGTGCTCGGGGCAACGCCACTCGTGCAGTGCTCACGCCTGGCGCTCGAACGCGATGCGGGCGCGTCCATCGCGCTGGCGCTGGTAGTCGATGATTCCCACAGCATGCGCGCTCGCCTGTCCGGCGGTGACCAGCGCTGGCAAGCAGCGATTGCCGGGGCGCTCGAGTTGTTGGATGCAGCACGCACCGGCGACGCGATCGCCGTCGTCCTGGCAGGCAAGCCAGCGAGACTGCTATTGCCCGCCACCACCGACCTGAATCAAGCCCGACAAGTGCTGACGGAACTGCAGGTCAGCGATCGAGGCACGGACCTGGACGCGGCCGTCAAACTCGGCGAGGCGAGCCTGCAGGCTTTGCCGCACAAGGACCGGCGCATCGTACTGCTCAGCGACTTGGCTGCTCCCGCCCTGGATGTCGAGAAGCTACCGCTGACGGCGCCGCTGGAGCGCCTCAGTCAACCCGCTGCCGACTGTGGCATCGTGCAGGCACTGCGTTCTGGCAACCGCGCCAGCGTGCGTGTCGCGTGCAACGCCGCGAGCGCAGCGGCGAAACGAACGTTGCGCGTGCAGCTGGAAGGTGACCTAGGGCCATCGGAGGCGGGCCCGGCCGTCAAGGCAGGCGCCGAGCTGGGCACGGCTCCCTTGGTCGACCGTGGCGGCGTACAGGACATCGCCATCGAGCTATCCGCCGCGTCAGGCACGATGAGCGCGAGGCTCTCCGAGGGGGATGCGTTACCCGAGAACGATCGCGCACCCCTCTCCTTGGAGAGCGGGCGACTGGGCGTCGCCGTCGTGCGCGATCCGAGCACCACCTCCGTAGCTACCGGCGGCGCTCCAATCATCGAGCAGGCCTTGGCCTCCTTGGAGCGCGACGTGGGCGTCCGCCCGCTCCAAGTCCTGCCCGACAAGTTGACGGAGCTCGATGGCTACGCCTTGACGATCGTCGACGACCCGCCCGGCGTGCCCGCGGAAGCCCGCAGTGCGCTCACGACCTGGCTCGAGCGCGGCCGTGTCGCCATGCTCCTGCTCGGCCCCAACGCCGATGCCGCTCCGCTCGGCTCCACCTTCGAACCCTTCGCGCGCGGAGCCCTGCGCTGGCAGAGCAAGACCGGCGGGGGTGCGGATCCAACTTCCCTCGGCTTTCTGGGGGAAGCCGCCTCGAGCCTGGAAAAGCTCGAACCTCGCGGCCGTGGACTGCTCGCTCCAGCGCTGACGGACGGTGCGGAGGCAATGGGCAAGTGGGAGGACGGCGAACCTTTCGCGGTCAGCACCAAGGTCGGCCGAGGTCTGGCGCTGACGATGAGCTTGCCCGCAAGCCTCGAGCAGAGTGACTTCGCTCTGCGACCTGGCTTCCTCGCCTTGTTGACCCACGCCCTCGACGCTGCCGAACGACGTGCGGGCCCAAGGCGTAGCTTGGCAGGCGACACCTGGGGTTTCCCGGCCAGGTCAACGGTGGAGATCTTGGGGCCAGATGCGAAACCACTGTCGCTGGTCCGTGGCGATGACGGCGACGACCAAACCCTGGTGGTGGCGCAAGCCGGACGCTACCGCGTCAGCATCGACGGCGACGTAGCGGAACGCTTCGTCAGCTATCCCGAGGACGAACTCGTCCGGCTGCCTTCACCGCTTGCGTCGCGGGCGGGTTCGAACGTGGGCGTGGCGGTGCGGTCCAAGGTCGACGCATCGAAGCACCTGGCGCTAGTGTGCCTCGCGCTCTTCGCCGTGGAGGTGCTGCTTCGCCTCTACCGCCTTCTGAGCAGGAAATCCGCGGCGCGTGACCTGCAGAAGTCGTCGTGA